One stretch of Lucilia cuprina isolate Lc7/37 chromosome 6, ASM2204524v1, whole genome shotgun sequence DNA includes these proteins:
- the LOC111690122 gene encoding translation initiation factor IF-3, mitochondrial isoform X1, whose protein sequence is MNCYFFSISLLFTNINYAVWHLQSYLPKNDSKQLLNEKTNAEENSRIITNWQKQLLNACSQQKQQLQKNGFKTSSFLLNPHKQNPNTTQENGTTANAQKKHKESMKITLIQNQNMTVTALEEAQSLAKRRSMHLVKVQDMDAKTQRPVYKLLTAAEMLQSELSDKSSSAADKTAGKKSEKSLNIGSRIAEHDLASRLKNISKWLNKQHEVRILIQGNSQQDMANCEKIFKTIEESIKTPQIIGKIVQKRTKGNIVKFNILPVAPDTNVKADVKSQ, encoded by the exons ATGAActgttactttttttctatttctcttTTGTTTACAAACATTAACTACGCAGTCTGGCATCTCCAGAGTTATTTGCCAAAAAACGACTCAAAACAGCTGTTAAATGAAAAAACGAACGCCGAAGAAAATTCGCGCATAATTACAAA ctGGCAAAAACAATTACTTAATGCTTGCTCACAACAAAAGCAACAGTTGCagaaaaatggttttaaaactTCCAGTTTTTTACTAAATCCTCACAAGCAAAATCCAAATACCACACAAGAAAATGGTACAACAGCCAATGCACAAAAGAAACACAAAGAGTCCATGAAGATAACCTTAATACAGAATCAAAATATGACAGTAACAGCTTTGGAGGAGGCACAAAGTTTGGCCAAAAGACGTTCAATGCATTTGGTAAAGGTACAGGATATGGATGCAAAAACACAAAGGCCGGTCTATAA ACTTTTAACAGCTGCCGAAATGTTGCAATCTGAATTGTCCGATAAATCTTCATCGGCTGCCGATAAAACAGCTGGCAAGAAATCAGAAAAGTCTTTAAATATTGGCTCACGCATAGCTGAACATGATTTAGCTTCACGTTTGAAAAACATCTCTAAATGGTTGAATAAACAGCATGAAGTACGTATTTTAATACAAGGTAACTCCCAGCAAGATATGGCCAATTGTGAGAAAATCTTTAAGACCATAGAAGAATCCATAAAAACTCCACAAATTATCGGCAAAATAGTGCAAAAGCGCACTAAAGGCAATATAGTCAAGTTTAATATATTACCTGTAGCACCCGACACCAATGTAAAAGCTGATGTCAAAAGTCAATGA
- the LOC111690122 gene encoding translation initiation factor IF-3, mitochondrial isoform X2, with product MAFLLRNSLKFSWQKQLLNACSQQKQQLQKNGFKTSSFLLNPHKQNPNTTQENGTTANAQKKHKESMKITLIQNQNMTVTALEEAQSLAKRRSMHLVKVQDMDAKTQRPVYKLLTAAEMLQSELSDKSSSAADKTAGKKSEKSLNIGSRIAEHDLASRLKNISKWLNKQHEVRILIQGNSQQDMANCEKIFKTIEESIKTPQIIGKIVQKRTKGNIVKFNILPVAPDTNVKADVKSQ from the exons ATGGCATTTTTGCttcgaaattctttaaaatttagctGGCAAAAACAATTACTTAATGCTTGCTCACAACAAAAGCAACAGTTGCagaaaaatggttttaaaactTCCAGTTTTTTACTAAATCCTCACAAGCAAAATCCAAATACCACACAAGAAAATGGTACAACAGCCAATGCACAAAAGAAACACAAAGAGTCCATGAAGATAACCTTAATACAGAATCAAAATATGACAGTAACAGCTTTGGAGGAGGCACAAAGTTTGGCCAAAAGACGTTCAATGCATTTGGTAAAGGTACAGGATATGGATGCAAAAACACAAAGGCCGGTCTATAA ACTTTTAACAGCTGCCGAAATGTTGCAATCTGAATTGTCCGATAAATCTTCATCGGCTGCCGATAAAACAGCTGGCAAGAAATCAGAAAAGTCTTTAAATATTGGCTCACGCATAGCTGAACATGATTTAGCTTCACGTTTGAAAAACATCTCTAAATGGTTGAATAAACAGCATGAAGTACGTATTTTAATACAAGGTAACTCCCAGCAAGATATGGCCAATTGTGAGAAAATCTTTAAGACCATAGAAGAATCCATAAAAACTCCACAAATTATCGGCAAAATAGTGCAAAAGCGCACTAAAGGCAATATAGTCAAGTTTAATATATTACCTGTAGCACCCGACACCAATGTAAAAGCTGATGTCAAAAGTCAATGA